The Oscillatoria salina IIICB1 nucleotide sequence GCTGCGCAAAAACTTCAGGAGGAAGGTTTAATCAGTTACAGTCGCGGTCATATTCAGATCCTTAACCAACAGAAACTAGAAGCAAAATCTTGTGAATGTTTTGAGGTGGTAAGGGATGAATACGATCGCTTGCTGGGAAGAAAAAACAGGGGTAAAAAATGAGTGTTCCACAAGAGAAATTAAAAATTTTGCTGATTGAGCCAGATGAAGAAGTGCGATCGCTATTAGTCGAAAATCTCAGACTCAAAGGCTATCATGTTTTCCTAGCGATCGACGAAGAAACAGCCCTAGCCCGCACCAGAGATGGATGCGAACGCCCCGATTTAATTTTACTCAATCAGGTAGGCAAAACTATCGACGAGTACATGGAAATGGGTATCCGCATCCGCGAAAACGCTCAGGTATCGGTACTCACGCCAATTGTTGTTATAGCGGAAAAATATGGCATAGAGTTAGAAGGTAGCGATATCAAGGTTGGCGAGAATAAGTACGTTACCTACCCAGAAGATGCCGAACAATTAATGAATCTGCTAGATCGGCTCTGTAATCCATCTTAGAATTGGTAGAGACGCTGCAAGCAACGTCTCTAGATCGCATCTGTGGGAATTTTTATGTGGTAGTTGTTTCCACAGGAGGTAAGATAACTTGGACAGTGTAGTCCTCGAAATCCGAGTCACCTAAATTCGGTAAATCTTCAAAACCAAACGTATTATCTCCTAACAAACGAATATGGTCAGAATCATCCGGGTTAGCATCCAAGAAGGGGAAGTAAGCAACCGGAATTCCCTCTAGGAGTTCATTACCAGGATTTTCATCCAAGAATTCATCCCTGGTACCACCAGCAATAATATAAGGTGCGAGCAAACCTTGTAGAGGTCCGGGTATAGCTTCTTCATCCTCAAAGAAGCGAACCGTATTATTAGCGATCGCTGCTTCAGCGTAACCTTCATCTCCTGGTTCGAGTCCGCTAATTAAAGTTCCATCAGTGTCAGCGACAATATAGAAGCCAATCGTATTATCCAAAGCCGCAAAACTATTCAGGTCAAATTCCGCTTCCACTGTTTCTGGCGATCGCAAATCGATCAATTCAACAATTCCTTGGGGTCCAGTTCCCCTGGGTGCGGGTAAATCGTTCGCCACCTCTACTTCCATCAGCACATCGTTAAAATCTTGGTCACCACCACCTAATAAGTCTTCCCAAGCGAAAGTAAATTTCTCCTCTCCTGCTTCGGGAACGTCGAAGTGAGGGGAACCATCGAGATTAGCTTCCGGAATCGCAAAGAAGACATCAGCCGTTTCTCGTCCCGCATCTAAATCTTGGCGTACTTGGTCGATACTACCATCAGACACCAGGAAGAAAACAATATTTGCACCACCATCAAACGTAATTTGGCGAGTAGATTGCAAATCTTGCAGTACAGTGCGCGGTAAAGCGGTGAAAATCGACCGTCCTTGGTTAATCGCCGCCCGGACATATTCTTCCGAACCCGGAGAAATTCCATTAATCGTTCCTTGTGAGTCATCAGCAATAACATAACCAATTTCATTGACATGGTTCGCATTGCGTTCGGTAAACGTAAACAACAGTTGAGTTTCCCCAGCTTCCTCAGAGATAAAGAAGAGATTATTATCAGTGCGGTTGAAAATTTGGTCATCATCAGTGACTTCCACTTCAACCTGAGTAGGTTCGACTTCTAAATACTCTTCCGCACTACCTTCAGCCACCGTATGAGTAATAATCCGAGTACGATTTCCTTCAGGTTCATTGTCATTTTCCACACTTACACTAATCGTGCGTGGTTGGTCAAAATTTTCCGGAGTAAAGACAATCTCATTACCAGAAGCGCCTTCAATTTCCACCTCATCATCGTCAGCACTAAGCTCAATAGTCACATTAGCACTAGGACGATTAGAAAGAGCCAGGGTATAAGTATCGCCATCACCACCCTCAACAACTTGAGTATTGTTGTCAGATTCATTAACAATCAAACCAAAGTCATTATCGGTGACATTAACAGTAATCTCTTGAGTCGAGACACCATCAACAGCGATCGCCTCATTAGTATAGCGATCGTCACTGCTGCTAACCATGTGCAGAATTGTACTGGTATGTTCGCCTTCTACTTCCTCATCATCTACTCCAGTCACATTCACCACTTGCGGTGTATCAAAGTTCTCCTCGGTAAACACCAGCGAAACCTGATTTCCGCCACCATTACCTAAATCCGTCTCCTCATCCGGGTCAAGAATTACCGTCACTTCACCCACCGGTGCAGTAGTTAAGACCACTGAATAAGTATCGCTAGTACCACCTTCAGCAACGCTAGTATTACCGCCAGTTTGGCTAATCGCCACACCCGCATCATCATCGAGGATATTGACAGTTAATTCACCCAAATTCTCGCCATCAATATTAATCGGGACATCATTGTTGTTATAGTCAGGGTCATCACTACTGAAACTAAACGAAACCGTACCCGTGTGGGAACCTTCAACTAGCGAATCATTGAGCGCCCGCACGGTAAACTCCTGAGAGAAGAAAGCATTATTCGGCGTAAACGTCAGCGTCAGCGTTCCATCTTCCCCTGCATCAACCAGTTCCACCTGGTCATCGGGCGTAACCGTTACCGTCACCTCACTGACAGGAACGCTATTTAACCGCAGCGAGAATGTATCCGTGTCGCCACCTTCGACCACAGTAGCATTACCATCCTCTAAGGCAACGTTCAAAGCGGCGGTATCATCATCGCTGATTTGAACATTAATATCGGGAATCTCAAAATTTTGATATTGAGGGTCATCGCTAGTGACGCGATGGAAAAGAGTAGCACTTCTGTCTCCCCGATTGGTTTGGTCATTCGGGAAAGCTGCCACATTCACCGTTTGTGGGTCAAGGGCGCTTGCGTCATCCTCAAATGTAAGCGTAACTGGTTGACCTGCGCCGTTTCCCAGGTCTACTTGGGCGTTACTAGGAGTGACAGTAACGTTAACTGCGGCTTCAGGAATCGTATCCAGACGAACCGTATAACCATCAGTTTCGCTACCTTCGACAACAGCAATACTTCCAGACTCTGGAGAAGCAATAATTCGCGCCGTATCGTTATCTTGGATTGTTACCGACGCATCATCGATACTAATGTTGTTGAAGCGAGGGTCGTTACTAGTGACAGTATGAGTAATCCGAGAAATTCGTTCGGCGTTGTCTTGAGCGATGTTGTCGTCAAAAGCTCGCACCGTAACCGTTTGCGGATTTAAAGCATTTTCCGGGGTAAAGGTGAGCGAAACAGGTATTCCCGGACCGCGTCCGAGGTCGAGTTCGTCGCTAGGTGCAACCGAGATAGTGACATCATCTTCGGGAACAGAATCGAGGCGAAGTTCGTAGGAGTCAGTACCACCACTTTCGCTGACGATAATTCCTTCGGTTCCCGAACCTACTAAGGCGTTAATAATTACATCGCCAGTGTCATTGTCTTCGATATCAACAACGAGTTGGTTGGTTTGTTCGGAGATTGGTTCACCTTCATCGTCATTTTCCCCGGTAAAGACAGTAAATTGTACATCCGCACCATTGTAGTCAGGGTCTGAGGAATTAACTCGGTGGATAATTGTTCCGGTGTGGTCGCTTTCTAAATCATCGTCCTCGATCGCTTGAACGGTGACAACTTGCGCTTCGTTAAAGTTTTCTGGGGTAAACGTGAGGGTAAGGGCGACCCCAGCACCGTTACCGAGGTCGATTTCTTCGTCGGGGTCAACAGTAACGCGGACGTTAGCGGTAGGTTGACTGTCGAGGCGAATTTCGTAGATGTCAGTATCGCCAGCTTCGGAAACTTCAGTATTACCGAGGGTTTGAATAATACTGACACCAGGAGTATCGTTATCAGCGATCGCTACTTGCAATTCGTTGGTGTCTTCACCATCGACGCTGATATCTACTTCTTCTCCTGAGTAGTCGGGGTCGCTACTCTCGACTTCATGAATTAGTCGCCCAAAGTGGGGTGTATCTTCGGCTAAAGAGTCATCAAATGCGCTGACGTTAACGGTTTGGGGAATATCCCAATCTTGGGGAGTGAATGTTAGCGTCAGGATACCATCATCGTTTGCCCCTTCTAAGAGTAATTCTTGGTCGGGGGTAATTGTAACTGTTACTTCGGCGATCGGTTGACGGTTCAAAACTACGTCATAAGTATCAGTTTCACCTGCTTCTGAAACTTCGGTACTTTCGTCAGTTTGAGTAATACTGACACCAGGAGTATCGTTATCTTCGATTTCAATCTCGAATTCGTTAACTCGTTCGCCATCGATCGTTTGACCGATCGCTACTCCATCAACGCTAATGGGAATTGTACTACGAAGATATTCCGGGTCAGTGCTAGTTACTGTCACGCTGACGATTCCAGGATCGGGATTATCTTCATCCTCTCGTTCCGTATCGTCAAACGCTGTCACTGTAACGATTTGCGGTTCGTCGAAGTTTTCCGGCGTGAAGAATAGCGCCAGAGGATTATCTACTCCTTCACCGAGACTAATTTCGCCATTAGGGTCAAGAGTAACAGTCACATCAGCGATCGGTCGCTTATCGAGGCTAATTTCAAACGTATCAGTCGCCCCATCTTCAGTAATCAGGCTACTTCCTTCAGTTTGGAAAATACTGACACCAGCAACATCGTTATCGCGAACGTTAACCTGAAGTTCCCCAAAAGATTGTCCTTCGGTAGGTTCGCCATCAATCAGGATCGGAGTTCCACTGCGGTTTCCACCAACGATCGCCGTTTGGTAATCTGGGTCATTACTAGTAACAGTATGAACTAAAGTGCTGAAGTGGGGACCTTCTTGTTCTTCATCGTCTACCGCTTGAATATTAACTGCTTGGGGACTATCGAAGTTATCCGGGCTAAACGTGAGAATGATTAAATTACCCGGACCATCACCGAGGTTAGTTTCCTCATCCGGCTGAATCAAGACAGTGACATCATCTGTCGGTGCTGCACTGAGACTAACAAAATAGGTATCCTCTAG carries:
- a CDS encoding PleD family two-component system response regulator translates to MSVPQEKLKILLIEPDEEVRSLLVENLRLKGYHVFLAIDEETALARTRDGCERPDLILLNQVGKTIDEYMEMGIRIRENAQVSVLTPIVVIAEKYGIELEGSDIKVGENKYVTYPEDAEQLMNLLDRLCNPS
- a CDS encoding DUF4114 domain-containing protein, coding for MAEVRINSITSNLLLGSDINLNEGQVLTYEVSIEDIDLAEGEFVDIRINNNSDFVDVGAGPGEDFSFRIDDFNSRTEDISQTRTLKIFDFNDDIDRNIDNIFDDISEPDRFATLTFEIIDTNIAISNADIFIENTQNRQVNIDFFDDDFSEIDTSPPEGVIVLDENGNGEYQIRLETIPIAPIFMRIDINNQKTGVGVADQRISLLTGEVVDIAGTENLLGGGILRILGTEDLAFGGNGILDPRIIPVSVGPDDLRDEGEVIARIFHDFLPEATFTEEIEVNDNGFRDEAIAELREILGDNAEIPQEQIIQRTEQLIDQFINETIIDFVITPDEIQRFDRDGDGFTDQVLASTTIQSDPNYYLQDDLIDNELVPTIEVTQLDNDVPAVTITQDERIVTEGGNSATYFVRLATFPRRDDNLDATVIITLTPNEEISLNGANPGEAIRLRFTTDNAQFSQPVVVTALDDATIDPEDIGLITHEITTPDNILTDPRYAPGANVPFIVNGSTTNEVRFNIEENDEAGIIITQTGETVNIVEGEITDTFEIQLATIPDDEVQIDLIPGAQIDVGDGVEETITLTFTPENYDQPQTVTVSAEDDNVLEGDRVRTISIASFSPDVNYGPGVPFLINGNQVSDITVNITDNDAGAVITTEDPDVAVLEGGDNTGSYQVRLNLQPTANVTLTVTPSSDAIDLGNGAGVPFNLTFTPDNFDTPQTVTFTGVEDPDQEDEIVSLVQTLSSADPRFSGASQGKVSINGNLSNTLNVEILDDDTEARIIVEEISTNEVNLGERELLSYRLRLVNADLEPGETVSVVASRSDQFDPFPEFPTSFPNLEIGGGLGRPVEVTFTADDLIETINVLASNDEIDQNVDPEPGEPNPPDRISVIQHAVTSNNPALSNLPIVFEDGTISNRLTVNIFDDDFATVDTSIPDGSLIISEGNSGSYNVRLETIPIIDGDSDGYFFYSIIPSNQNTRIDLPYLTINPETGELVEAQSAFLPGLTETIFRREDPVTGEVENILNAANPGFGDPVDRIIPRGSAALLPENIPLTVGPQDNRDEGDLISLLFHPISTARTLFYTFDSFILSAVDDDDIVRLTEIDPENLQQAILAETADWLFPIDDFDFDAPIDFIDDGDVGAFDRDRDGLIDRFRVSVTYTSDPNYNNEDTPIPTIELRQEDDDEPAVIITEDPELDINEGSEGTYSIRLATFPRRDDSSEVEVEVTLNPNNEIELFDPATEEFAGAGNPVTFTFTNDNALINQDVRVRAIADEEFEGPHTGTIIHTFRSDDPNYNLGVAPILINGAATPLLTVNIDDTNPAVLIEQTDGSTNVSENGLEDTYFVSLSAAPTDDVTVLIQPDEETNLGDGPGNLIILTFSPDNFDSPQAVNIQAVDDEEQEGPHFSTLVHTVTSNDPDYQTAIVGGNRSGTPILIDGEPTEGQSFGELQVNVRDNDVAGVSIFQTEGSSLITEDGATDTFEISLDKRPIADVTVTLDPNGEISLGEGVDNPLALFFTPENFDEPQIVTVTAFDDTEREDEDNPDPGIVSVTVTSTDPEYLRSTIPISVDGVAIGQTIDGERVNEFEIEIEDNDTPGVSITQTDESTEVSEAGETDTYDVVLNRQPIAEVTVTITPDQELLLEGANDDGILTLTFTPQDWDIPQTVNVSAFDDSLAEDTPHFGRLIHEVESSDPDYSGEEVDISVDGEDTNELQVAIADNDTPGVSIIQTLGNTEVSEAGDTDIYEIRLDSQPTANVRVTVDPDEEIDLGNGAGVALTLTFTPENFNEAQVVTVQAIEDDDLESDHTGTIIHRVNSSDPDYNGADVQFTVFTGENDDEGEPISEQTNQLVVDIEDNDTGDVIINALVGSGTEGIIVSESGGTDSYELRLDSVPEDDVTISVAPSDELDLGRGPGIPVSLTFTPENALNPQTVTVRAFDDNIAQDNAERISRITHTVTSNDPRFNNISIDDASVTIQDNDTARIIASPESGSIAVVEGSETDGYTVRLDTIPEAAVNVTVTPSNAQVDLGNGAGQPVTLTFEDDASALDPQTVNVAAFPNDQTNRGDRSATLFHRVTSDDPQYQNFEIPDINVQISDDDTAALNVALEDGNATVVEGGDTDTFSLRLNSVPVSEVTVTVTPDDQVELVDAGEDGTLTLTFTPNNAFFSQEFTVRALNDSLVEGSHTGTVSFSFSSDDPDYNNNDVPINIDGENLGELTVNILDDDAGVAISQTGGNTSVAEGGTSDTYSVVLTTAPVGEVTVILDPDEETDLGNGGGNQVSLVFTEENFDTPQVVNVTGVDDEEVEGEHTSTILHMVSSSDDRYTNEAIAVDGVSTQEITVNVTDNDFGLIVNESDNNTQVVEGGDGDTYTLALSNRPSANVTIELSADDDEVEIEGASGNEIVFTPENFDQPRTISVSVENDNEPEGNRTRIITHTVAEGSAEEYLEVEPTQVEVEVTDDDQIFNRTDNNLFFISEEAGETQLLFTFTERNANHVNEIGYVIADDSQGTINGISPGSEEYVRAAINQGRSIFTALPRTVLQDLQSTRQITFDGGANIVFFLVSDGSIDQVRQDLDAGRETADVFFAIPEANLDGSPHFDVPEAGEEKFTFAWEDLLGGGDQDFNDVLMEVEVANDLPAPRGTGPQGIVELIDLRSPETVEAEFDLNSFAALDNTIGFYIVADTDGTLISGLEPGDEGYAEAAIANNTVRFFEDEEAIPGPLQGLLAPYIIAGGTRDEFLDENPGNELLEGIPVAYFPFLDANPDDSDHIRLLGDNTFGFEDLPNLGDSDFEDYTVQVILPPVETTTT